The Rhododendron vialii isolate Sample 1 chromosome 6a, ASM3025357v1 genome includes a window with the following:
- the LOC131328834 gene encoding uncharacterized protein LOC131328834 isoform X4, which produces MFDQNSAAGMEEAGADCGSDVDLEEKIEKILVADDEERLITLLTSPPLLIDGTPQYCRDHLLESLCMNDAVKCATALLEGKLGGIRLDLDGDHLLHRAARFCSSDLVQLFLHHKARSDTRYSDYRYDDGKDLRNGLRPLDIAFNFARSQYPSLESYPFGGQSSFEMILYLCQLGAGNIGDTIKFLACSSKDVAKEAYHCARKGKLIELALLLIVAREKILVPINLDVKGGVGSSGRTTILHWLQFQILILTHEEKLMGDCKNGKLTKIRRKKMVMRSAALLLEVFERAGHAIEEIIQYLSRSPCARSEEVGKHAVFWLKEAGFKFKNGDFDFSTMDWFDIALTDSLRTKNRIPTKDAPSETNSSPRLPLPQQKIPALPLWVLSPWSAAQTSPFHQTRGLSSTDKSHYTNHIPKSISRSHYSASLDVQAKKQTEPIEQNVPQCLSKVKLARFARLLRRGMKIA; this is translated from the exons ATGTTTGATCAAAACAGCGCAGCAGGAATGGAG GAAGCGGGTGCTGATTGTGGTAGTGatgttgatttggaagaaaagatTGAGAAGATCCTTGTTGCTGATGACGAGGAAAGACTGATCACATTGTTGACAAGCCCGCCACTATTAATTGATGGCACACCTCAATATTGCCGGGACCATCTTTTGGAGAGTCTCTGCATGAATGATGCCGTAAAATGTGCCACTGCGTTGCTGGAAGGAAAACTGGGCGGCATAAGACTGGATTTGGATGGGGATCACCTCTTGCATCGTGCGGCTAGATTTTGTTCATCGGACCTGGTCCAGTTATTTCTTCACCATAAAGCTCGAAGTGATACCAGATATTCTGATTATAGATATGATGATGGGAAAGATCTGAGGAATGGGTTGCGCCCACTCGATATAGCGTTTAACTTTGCAAg AAGTCAGTACCCGTCTCTGGAGTCGTATCCATTTGGAGGGCAATCTAGTTTTGAAATGATACTGTATCTTTGCCAACTCGGAGcg GGAAACATTGGGGATACTATTAAGTTTCTTGCATGTTCATCCAAGGACGTTGCAAAGGAAGCTTACCATTGTGCAAGGAAAGGAAAGCTCATTGAGTTGGCTCTCTTGCTGATTGTGGCTCGTGAAAAGATTTTGGTCCCTATCAATTTGGACGTCAAAGGTGGTGTTGGTTCAAGCGGAAGAACCACCATCCTGCATTGGTTACAGTTTCAAATCCTAATACTAACTCATGAGGAGAAATTAATGGGAGACTGTAAAAATGGCAAGTTAACTAAGATTCGCAGGAAGAAGATGGTTATGAGGTCAGCTGCACTATTGCTTGAAGTTTTTGAGAGGGCTGGTCATGCTATTGAGGAAATTATTCAGTACCTGTCACGTTCACCTTGC GCGAGAAGTGAAGAAGTGGGGAAACATGCTGTTTTCTGGCTTAAGGAAGCAGGATTTAAATTCAAGAATGGGGACTTTGATTTTAGCACTATGGACTGGTTTGA CATTGCGCTTACTGATTCCTTAAGGACCAAGAACAGGATCCCTACCAAGGATGCTCCATCAG AGACGAATTCCAGTCCTCGCCTGCCTTTGCCGCAGCAAAAAATTCCGGCTTTGCCCCTTTGG GTTCTTAGTCCTTGGTCCGCTGCCCAGACTTCCCCTTTTCACCAAACCCGTGGTTTATCCTCTACGGACAAGTCACATTACACAAATCATATCCCAAAATCAATCTCTCGTTCTCATTATTCTGCAAGTTTGGATGTTCAAGCAAAGAAGCAAACTGAACCCATAGAGCAGAATGTTCCCCAATGCCTGTCCAAGGTGAAGCTTGCACGTTTTGCAAGGTTGCTTAGGAGGGGGATGAAAATTGCTTGA
- the LOC131328834 gene encoding uncharacterized protein LOC131328834 isoform X5, giving the protein MFDQNSAAGMEEAGADCGSDVDLEEKIEKILVADDEERLITLLTSPPLLIDGTPQYCRDHLLESLCMNDAVKCATALLEGKLGGIRLDLDGDHLLHRAARFCSSDLVQLFLHHKARSDLRNGLRPLDIAFNFARSQYPSLESYPFGGQSSFEMILYLCQLGAGNIGDTIKFLACSSKDVAKEAYHCARKGKLIELALLLIVAREKILVPINLDVKGGVGSSGRTTILHWLQFQILILTHEEKLMGDCKNGKLTKIRRKKMVMRSAALLLEVFERAGHAIEEIIQYLSRSPCARSEEVGKHAVFWLKEAGFKFKNGDFDFSTMDWFDIALTDSLRTKNRIPTKDAPSAETNSSPRLPLPQQKIPALPLWVRKFVLSPWSAAQTSPFHQTRGLSSTDKSHYTNHIPKSISRSHYSASLDVQAKKQTEPIEQNVPQCLSKVKLARFARLLRRGMKIA; this is encoded by the exons ATGTTTGATCAAAACAGCGCAGCAGGAATGGAG GAAGCGGGTGCTGATTGTGGTAGTGatgttgatttggaagaaaagatTGAGAAGATCCTTGTTGCTGATGACGAGGAAAGACTGATCACATTGTTGACAAGCCCGCCACTATTAATTGATGGCACACCTCAATATTGCCGGGACCATCTTTTGGAGAGTCTCTGCATGAATGATGCCGTAAAATGTGCCACTGCGTTGCTGGAAGGAAAACTGGGCGGCATAAGACTGGATTTGGATGGGGATCACCTCTTGCATCGTGCGGCTAGATTTTGTTCATCGGACCTGGTCCAGTTATTTCTTCACCATAAAGCTCGAAGT GATCTGAGGAATGGGTTGCGCCCACTCGATATAGCGTTTAACTTTGCAAg AAGTCAGTACCCGTCTCTGGAGTCGTATCCATTTGGAGGGCAATCTAGTTTTGAAATGATACTGTATCTTTGCCAACTCGGAGcg GGAAACATTGGGGATACTATTAAGTTTCTTGCATGTTCATCCAAGGACGTTGCAAAGGAAGCTTACCATTGTGCAAGGAAAGGAAAGCTCATTGAGTTGGCTCTCTTGCTGATTGTGGCTCGTGAAAAGATTTTGGTCCCTATCAATTTGGACGTCAAAGGTGGTGTTGGTTCAAGCGGAAGAACCACCATCCTGCATTGGTTACAGTTTCAAATCCTAATACTAACTCATGAGGAGAAATTAATGGGAGACTGTAAAAATGGCAAGTTAACTAAGATTCGCAGGAAGAAGATGGTTATGAGGTCAGCTGCACTATTGCTTGAAGTTTTTGAGAGGGCTGGTCATGCTATTGAGGAAATTATTCAGTACCTGTCACGTTCACCTTGC GCGAGAAGTGAAGAAGTGGGGAAACATGCTGTTTTCTGGCTTAAGGAAGCAGGATTTAAATTCAAGAATGGGGACTTTGATTTTAGCACTATGGACTGGTTTGA CATTGCGCTTACTGATTCCTTAAGGACCAAGAACAGGATCCCTACCAAGGATGCTCCATCAG cAGAGACGAATTCCAGTCCTCGCCTGCCTTTGCCGCAGCAAAAAATTCCGGCTTTGCCCCTTTGGGTTAGAAAATTT GTTCTTAGTCCTTGGTCCGCTGCCCAGACTTCCCCTTTTCACCAAACCCGTGGTTTATCCTCTACGGACAAGTCACATTACACAAATCATATCCCAAAATCAATCTCTCGTTCTCATTATTCTGCAAGTTTGGATGTTCAAGCAAAGAAGCAAACTGAACCCATAGAGCAGAATGTTCCCCAATGCCTGTCCAAGGTGAAGCTTGCACGTTTTGCAAGGTTGCTTAGGAGGGGGATGAAAATTGCTTGA
- the LOC131328834 gene encoding uncharacterized protein LOC131328834 isoform X1, with translation MFDQNSAAGMEEAGADCGSDVDLEEKIEKILVADDEERLITLLTSPPLLIDGTPQYCRDHLLESLCMNDAVKCATALLEGKLGGIRLDLDGDHLLHRAARFCSSDLVQLFLHHKARSDTRYSDYRYDDGKDLRNGLRPLDIAFNFARSQYPSLESYPFGGQSSFEMILYLCQLGAGNIGDTIKFLACSSKDVAKEAYHCARKGKLIELALLLIVAREKILVPINLDVKGGVGSSGRTTILHWLQFQILILTHEEKLMGDCKNGKLTKIRRKKMVMRSAALLLEVFERAGHAIEEIIQYLSRSPCARSEEVGKHAVFWLKEAGFKFKNGDFDFSTMDWFDIALTDSLRTKNRIPTKDAPSAETNSSPRLPLPQQKIPALPLWVRKFVLSPWSAAQTSPFHQTRGLSSTDKSHYTNHIPKSISRSHYSASLDVQAKKQTEPIEQNVPQCLSKVKLARFARLLRRGMKIA, from the exons ATGTTTGATCAAAACAGCGCAGCAGGAATGGAG GAAGCGGGTGCTGATTGTGGTAGTGatgttgatttggaagaaaagatTGAGAAGATCCTTGTTGCTGATGACGAGGAAAGACTGATCACATTGTTGACAAGCCCGCCACTATTAATTGATGGCACACCTCAATATTGCCGGGACCATCTTTTGGAGAGTCTCTGCATGAATGATGCCGTAAAATGTGCCACTGCGTTGCTGGAAGGAAAACTGGGCGGCATAAGACTGGATTTGGATGGGGATCACCTCTTGCATCGTGCGGCTAGATTTTGTTCATCGGACCTGGTCCAGTTATTTCTTCACCATAAAGCTCGAAGTGATACCAGATATTCTGATTATAGATATGATGATGGGAAAGATCTGAGGAATGGGTTGCGCCCACTCGATATAGCGTTTAACTTTGCAAg AAGTCAGTACCCGTCTCTGGAGTCGTATCCATTTGGAGGGCAATCTAGTTTTGAAATGATACTGTATCTTTGCCAACTCGGAGcg GGAAACATTGGGGATACTATTAAGTTTCTTGCATGTTCATCCAAGGACGTTGCAAAGGAAGCTTACCATTGTGCAAGGAAAGGAAAGCTCATTGAGTTGGCTCTCTTGCTGATTGTGGCTCGTGAAAAGATTTTGGTCCCTATCAATTTGGACGTCAAAGGTGGTGTTGGTTCAAGCGGAAGAACCACCATCCTGCATTGGTTACAGTTTCAAATCCTAATACTAACTCATGAGGAGAAATTAATGGGAGACTGTAAAAATGGCAAGTTAACTAAGATTCGCAGGAAGAAGATGGTTATGAGGTCAGCTGCACTATTGCTTGAAGTTTTTGAGAGGGCTGGTCATGCTATTGAGGAAATTATTCAGTACCTGTCACGTTCACCTTGC GCGAGAAGTGAAGAAGTGGGGAAACATGCTGTTTTCTGGCTTAAGGAAGCAGGATTTAAATTCAAGAATGGGGACTTTGATTTTAGCACTATGGACTGGTTTGA CATTGCGCTTACTGATTCCTTAAGGACCAAGAACAGGATCCCTACCAAGGATGCTCCATCAG cAGAGACGAATTCCAGTCCTCGCCTGCCTTTGCCGCAGCAAAAAATTCCGGCTTTGCCCCTTTGGGTTAGAAAATTT GTTCTTAGTCCTTGGTCCGCTGCCCAGACTTCCCCTTTTCACCAAACCCGTGGTTTATCCTCTACGGACAAGTCACATTACACAAATCATATCCCAAAATCAATCTCTCGTTCTCATTATTCTGCAAGTTTGGATGTTCAAGCAAAGAAGCAAACTGAACCCATAGAGCAGAATGTTCCCCAATGCCTGTCCAAGGTGAAGCTTGCACGTTTTGCAAGGTTGCTTAGGAGGGGGATGAAAATTGCTTGA
- the LOC131328834 gene encoding uncharacterized protein LOC131328834 isoform X2 yields MFDQNSAAGMEEAGADCGSDVDLEEKIEKILVADDEERLITLLTSPPLLIDGTPQYCRDHLLESLCMNDAVKCATALLEGKLGGIRLDLDGDHLLHRAARFCSSDLVQLFLHHKARSDTRYSDYRYDDGKDLRNGLRPLDIAFNFARSQYPSLESYPFGGQSSFEMILYLCQLGAGNIGDTIKFLACSSKDVAKEAYHCARKGKLIELALLLIVAREKILVPINLDVKGGVGSSGRTTILHWLQFQILILTHEEKLMGDCKNGKLTKIRRKKMVMRSAALLLEVFERAGHAIEEIIQYLSRSPCARSEEVGKHAVFWLKEAGFKFKNGDFDFSTMDWFDIALTDSLRTKNRIPTKDAPSETNSSPRLPLPQQKIPALPLWVRKFVLSPWSAAQTSPFHQTRGLSSTDKSHYTNHIPKSISRSHYSASLDVQAKKQTEPIEQNVPQCLSKVKLARFARLLRRGMKIA; encoded by the exons ATGTTTGATCAAAACAGCGCAGCAGGAATGGAG GAAGCGGGTGCTGATTGTGGTAGTGatgttgatttggaagaaaagatTGAGAAGATCCTTGTTGCTGATGACGAGGAAAGACTGATCACATTGTTGACAAGCCCGCCACTATTAATTGATGGCACACCTCAATATTGCCGGGACCATCTTTTGGAGAGTCTCTGCATGAATGATGCCGTAAAATGTGCCACTGCGTTGCTGGAAGGAAAACTGGGCGGCATAAGACTGGATTTGGATGGGGATCACCTCTTGCATCGTGCGGCTAGATTTTGTTCATCGGACCTGGTCCAGTTATTTCTTCACCATAAAGCTCGAAGTGATACCAGATATTCTGATTATAGATATGATGATGGGAAAGATCTGAGGAATGGGTTGCGCCCACTCGATATAGCGTTTAACTTTGCAAg AAGTCAGTACCCGTCTCTGGAGTCGTATCCATTTGGAGGGCAATCTAGTTTTGAAATGATACTGTATCTTTGCCAACTCGGAGcg GGAAACATTGGGGATACTATTAAGTTTCTTGCATGTTCATCCAAGGACGTTGCAAAGGAAGCTTACCATTGTGCAAGGAAAGGAAAGCTCATTGAGTTGGCTCTCTTGCTGATTGTGGCTCGTGAAAAGATTTTGGTCCCTATCAATTTGGACGTCAAAGGTGGTGTTGGTTCAAGCGGAAGAACCACCATCCTGCATTGGTTACAGTTTCAAATCCTAATACTAACTCATGAGGAGAAATTAATGGGAGACTGTAAAAATGGCAAGTTAACTAAGATTCGCAGGAAGAAGATGGTTATGAGGTCAGCTGCACTATTGCTTGAAGTTTTTGAGAGGGCTGGTCATGCTATTGAGGAAATTATTCAGTACCTGTCACGTTCACCTTGC GCGAGAAGTGAAGAAGTGGGGAAACATGCTGTTTTCTGGCTTAAGGAAGCAGGATTTAAATTCAAGAATGGGGACTTTGATTTTAGCACTATGGACTGGTTTGA CATTGCGCTTACTGATTCCTTAAGGACCAAGAACAGGATCCCTACCAAGGATGCTCCATCAG AGACGAATTCCAGTCCTCGCCTGCCTTTGCCGCAGCAAAAAATTCCGGCTTTGCCCCTTTGGGTTAGAAAATTT GTTCTTAGTCCTTGGTCCGCTGCCCAGACTTCCCCTTTTCACCAAACCCGTGGTTTATCCTCTACGGACAAGTCACATTACACAAATCATATCCCAAAATCAATCTCTCGTTCTCATTATTCTGCAAGTTTGGATGTTCAAGCAAAGAAGCAAACTGAACCCATAGAGCAGAATGTTCCCCAATGCCTGTCCAAGGTGAAGCTTGCACGTTTTGCAAGGTTGCTTAGGAGGGGGATGAAAATTGCTTGA
- the LOC131328834 gene encoding uncharacterized protein LOC131328834 isoform X6: MFDQNSAAGMEEAGADCGSDVDLEEKIEKILVADDEERLITLLTSPPLLIDGTPQYCRDHLLESLCMNDAVKCATALLEGKLGGIRLDLDGDHLLHRAARFCSSDLVQLFLHHKARSDTRYSDYRYDDGKDLRNGLRPLDIAFNFARSQYPSLESYPFGGQSSFEMILYLCQLGAGNIGDTIKFLACSSKDVAKEAYHCARKGKLIELALLLIVAREKILVPINLDVKGGVGSSGRTTILHWLQFQILILTHEEKLMGDCKNGKLTKIRRKKMVMRSAALLLEVFERAGHAIEEIIQYLSRSPCQRRIPVLACLCRSKKFRLCPFGVLVLGPPLRRSHMT; the protein is encoded by the exons ATGTTTGATCAAAACAGCGCAGCAGGAATGGAG GAAGCGGGTGCTGATTGTGGTAGTGatgttgatttggaagaaaagatTGAGAAGATCCTTGTTGCTGATGACGAGGAAAGACTGATCACATTGTTGACAAGCCCGCCACTATTAATTGATGGCACACCTCAATATTGCCGGGACCATCTTTTGGAGAGTCTCTGCATGAATGATGCCGTAAAATGTGCCACTGCGTTGCTGGAAGGAAAACTGGGCGGCATAAGACTGGATTTGGATGGGGATCACCTCTTGCATCGTGCGGCTAGATTTTGTTCATCGGACCTGGTCCAGTTATTTCTTCACCATAAAGCTCGAAGTGATACCAGATATTCTGATTATAGATATGATGATGGGAAAGATCTGAGGAATGGGTTGCGCCCACTCGATATAGCGTTTAACTTTGCAAg AAGTCAGTACCCGTCTCTGGAGTCGTATCCATTTGGAGGGCAATCTAGTTTTGAAATGATACTGTATCTTTGCCAACTCGGAGcg GGAAACATTGGGGATACTATTAAGTTTCTTGCATGTTCATCCAAGGACGTTGCAAAGGAAGCTTACCATTGTGCAAGGAAAGGAAAGCTCATTGAGTTGGCTCTCTTGCTGATTGTGGCTCGTGAAAAGATTTTGGTCCCTATCAATTTGGACGTCAAAGGTGGTGTTGGTTCAAGCGGAAGAACCACCATCCTGCATTGGTTACAGTTTCAAATCCTAATACTAACTCATGAGGAGAAATTAATGGGAGACTGTAAAAATGGCAAGTTAACTAAGATTCGCAGGAAGAAGATGGTTATGAGGTCAGCTGCACTATTGCTTGAAGTTTTTGAGAGGGCTGGTCATGCTATTGAGGAAATTATTCAGTACCTGTCACGTTCACCTTGC cAGAGACGAATTCCAGTCCTCGCCTGCCTTTGCCGCAGCAAAAAATTCCGGCTTTGCCCCTTTGG
- the LOC131328834 gene encoding uncharacterized protein LOC131328834 isoform X3, producing the protein MFDQNSAAGMEEAGADCGSDVDLEEKIEKILVADDEERLITLLTSPPLLIDGTPQYCRDHLLESLCMNDAVKCATALLEGKLGGIRLDLDGDHLLHRAARFCSSDLVQLFLHHKARSDTRYSDYRYDDGKDLRNGLRPLDIAFNFARSQYPSLESYPFGGQSSFEMILYLCQLGAGNIGDTIKFLACSSKDVAKEAYHCARKGKLIELALLLIVAREKILVPINLDVKGGVGSSGRTTILHWLQFQILILTHEEKLMGDCKNGKLTKIRRKKMVMRSAALLLEVFERAGHAIEEIIQYLSRSPCARSEEVGKHAVFWLKEAGFKFKNGDFDFSTMDWFDIALTDSLRTKNRIPTKDAPSAETNSSPRLPLPQQKIPALPLWVLSPWSAAQTSPFHQTRGLSSTDKSHYTNHIPKSISRSHYSASLDVQAKKQTEPIEQNVPQCLSKVKLARFARLLRRGMKIA; encoded by the exons ATGTTTGATCAAAACAGCGCAGCAGGAATGGAG GAAGCGGGTGCTGATTGTGGTAGTGatgttgatttggaagaaaagatTGAGAAGATCCTTGTTGCTGATGACGAGGAAAGACTGATCACATTGTTGACAAGCCCGCCACTATTAATTGATGGCACACCTCAATATTGCCGGGACCATCTTTTGGAGAGTCTCTGCATGAATGATGCCGTAAAATGTGCCACTGCGTTGCTGGAAGGAAAACTGGGCGGCATAAGACTGGATTTGGATGGGGATCACCTCTTGCATCGTGCGGCTAGATTTTGTTCATCGGACCTGGTCCAGTTATTTCTTCACCATAAAGCTCGAAGTGATACCAGATATTCTGATTATAGATATGATGATGGGAAAGATCTGAGGAATGGGTTGCGCCCACTCGATATAGCGTTTAACTTTGCAAg AAGTCAGTACCCGTCTCTGGAGTCGTATCCATTTGGAGGGCAATCTAGTTTTGAAATGATACTGTATCTTTGCCAACTCGGAGcg GGAAACATTGGGGATACTATTAAGTTTCTTGCATGTTCATCCAAGGACGTTGCAAAGGAAGCTTACCATTGTGCAAGGAAAGGAAAGCTCATTGAGTTGGCTCTCTTGCTGATTGTGGCTCGTGAAAAGATTTTGGTCCCTATCAATTTGGACGTCAAAGGTGGTGTTGGTTCAAGCGGAAGAACCACCATCCTGCATTGGTTACAGTTTCAAATCCTAATACTAACTCATGAGGAGAAATTAATGGGAGACTGTAAAAATGGCAAGTTAACTAAGATTCGCAGGAAGAAGATGGTTATGAGGTCAGCTGCACTATTGCTTGAAGTTTTTGAGAGGGCTGGTCATGCTATTGAGGAAATTATTCAGTACCTGTCACGTTCACCTTGC GCGAGAAGTGAAGAAGTGGGGAAACATGCTGTTTTCTGGCTTAAGGAAGCAGGATTTAAATTCAAGAATGGGGACTTTGATTTTAGCACTATGGACTGGTTTGA CATTGCGCTTACTGATTCCTTAAGGACCAAGAACAGGATCCCTACCAAGGATGCTCCATCAG cAGAGACGAATTCCAGTCCTCGCCTGCCTTTGCCGCAGCAAAAAATTCCGGCTTTGCCCCTTTGG GTTCTTAGTCCTTGGTCCGCTGCCCAGACTTCCCCTTTTCACCAAACCCGTGGTTTATCCTCTACGGACAAGTCACATTACACAAATCATATCCCAAAATCAATCTCTCGTTCTCATTATTCTGCAAGTTTGGATGTTCAAGCAAAGAAGCAAACTGAACCCATAGAGCAGAATGTTCCCCAATGCCTGTCCAAGGTGAAGCTTGCACGTTTTGCAAGGTTGCTTAGGAGGGGGATGAAAATTGCTTGA